In the Pectinatus sottacetonis genome, GTAACTCTAAAAAACCAGTAAGTGCTCCAGCAGATACCTGAGGAATAATCATGTCCTTTTTAACCTGAAGTGCAGTTTCTTCTATCACTGTTTTCTTTTTAGTCATTATTGAATAAATTTCATCTACATACTTTAAAAATTCTATTGATTTTCTATCGCGCCAACGTGGCAGAGCTATATCAATATTTCTTATTATTGTCGCTGGTCCCGAAGAAAGTATAATTGCCCTATCAGCCATATATACAGCTTCTTCGATCCCATGTGTAATCAAAACTATCGATTTTGTAGGTATTTTCTTTTCTAACCACAATTCCAACAAATCACGCCTTAAATTTTCTGCCGTTAATACATCAAGTGCAGAAAAAGCTTCATCCATAAGCAAAATATCTGGTTCACTAACTAAAGCTCTGCCAATACCTACACGCTGGCGCATACCACCTGATAATTCCTTAGGATATGCATTCTCAAATCCATCCAGTCCCACAATATCAAGAACCTGCATAGATTTTTCTTTCTTGTACTCTAAAGAAATATCTTTTTTTTCTAAACCAAGCATCACATTTTCTAAAACAGTCAACCACGGGAATAACGCAAATGATTGAAAAACCATTGCTACTCCGGGATTCACACCATTAATTTCATTACCAAGGTATGATACCGTTCCTTTTGAACTGGGAATCAGTCCAGCAATTATGCGCAGCAATGTTGACTTCCCAGAACCTGATGGTCCTAAGACAGCCAGAAATTCCCCTTCTTTTACCTGAAGATTAATATTTTCCAAAACTACAGCATCGTCACTGCCTTTTATCGGGAAATTTTTACCTACTGACTTTAATTCCAGTAAATTTTTCATAATCTGCCATCCTTCTTTCAATCAACATGATACTTTGTCTGCGCTATATAATATAATCTATGCCAAATAAAACGATTTATTACTACAACCATAATGCACATTACAATTATACCCAGCAAAATTTTACTCCAATCACCAAGAGTTGTTGCCATGCTTATATATGCCCCTATACCGGAAGCAGTCAAAACGATTTGTTTCCATTTTACTATTTCAGAAATAATACTAGCATTCCATGCCCCACCAGAGGCAGTTATGAATCCTGTCACCAGATAGGGAAAAATGGCTGGCAGTATGAGCACCCTCCATTTTTTCCATCCTTTTATTCCCAAAACAGCAGCAGCCTCTACTAAATCATTAGGGATACTGGCTGCTCCCGCGATAACATTAAACAAAATATACCATTGTGTTCCCAGCATCATTAACACTATCGACCCATATTGAAAATTTATGCCATATTGAATAAAAAGCATTGTAATAAAAGGAAACAGCATATTAGCTGGAAAAGAAGATGCCGCCTGTACTAAAGGCTGAATTTTTTGTGACAGCTTCGGTTGCATGCCTATCTTTACTCCTGCTGGTATTGTCCAAATAGCTCCCAGTAAAATTGCCATAAAAACACGGGCAGCTGTAAGCAATCCCAGGTTAAAAACATGCCATAATTGGTCAAAACCCATCTCATACAGCATATATACTGCATCTTTTACAGGTATATATATTTCATATAAAAATGCTGCTAAAATAAATATTTTTATTATTGCCTGGAAAAAAGCACTAACTTTTATTTTCTTATATATATCCAGGCTATTTTCTATTCGATCAGATGTTTTTACTATTTTTTTATTTATAAACCGACCTATAGGCATAAAAATTTTTCTATATATCCAGAAAACTATAAATGACCTATATAACAGATTATAAACAAATGATGTCGGCTGTTCATTTCCCTTTGAAGATTCTAATTTAAATCTCTGTCCCCATACAACAAGCGGCCGCCAAAAAACCTGATCCACTAATAAAATCATTATAAGCATAGTAAGCATTGCGTATACCATAGCTCTTATATTACCTGAAGCTGCTGCCACAGCCAAATAAGAGCCTATTCCGGGAAGATGAATATCTTTTCCCAGAACACTTATAGCTTCACTGGCCGCCAAAAAAAACCAACCGCCGCCAAATGACATCATCGCATTCCATATTAATCCTATCATACTAACAGGTAATTCCAGTTTGGTAAATTTTTGCCATTTATTAAAATGAAGCATTTGTGATGCTTCTTCTAAATCCTTAGGCAGTGTCGTCAACGAATGATAAAAGCTGAAAGTCATATTCCAAGCCTGCCCAGTAAAAATTGCAAAGATTGAAGCACATTCCACACCTAACAAAGTATTGGGAAATATCGTCATAAAGGCAACTATTGTCGCTGACAAAAAACCCAAAACAGGTATTGACTGCAAAATATCTAAAAGAGGAATCATTATTTTACCAGCCCATTTACTTCTAGCTGCAATATAACCATAAATAAATGTAAATAAAAAAGAAAAACCTAGCGCAATGAACATTCGCAGCAATGATCTTCCCGCGTAATAGGGAAGCATTTCAGGTGATAGACTTATGGAGATATCGGTATCAAGGGAAAATGGGATATCCATCCCCATACTTAACTTTAAAACAATATAAAAAATCATAAAGACAACAGCTAATACTACAATGTCCATTGCAGTAAATTTTCGTTCTACCAAGGTTTGAGTAAACATTTTTACACTCCTCCCAGAAAAATATTATAAAATTTTTAGTCCAGGTCTCGCCATCCTCCATATTTACTCACCTCCCAAAAAAATAAACCCTTCTACAAAAGCGCAGAAAGGTTCAGTAATCCCTCAATTCAATCGTAAGAGCTTTAGCACTGCATAACGTAGAGTAAATAAATTACTCAGCTATCTTGGGTAATACCTTATTTCGATAATACCTGTCCTACCCATTGGCATCTCTCGATGTTTCCGGGCAATAGCCTGTGTTTATTGCAGGAACCTCACCTAACAAAATTATGCAATTTTTGATGTCGATTCATATTACCACCAGAAAAAATAAAATGCAAGCTAAATTTTAACAATTATTAAATTTAACCATAAATTAACTTTAAGAACCAGCTATGATTTTTTGACATTCCCTGCAATATCCATATAACTCCAAACGATGGCTCACTACAGAAAACTGTGTATCTTGTTCTACTTCTTTTTCAAAATCATATAAGGGACAATTTTTTAAAAAAATAACTTTCTTACAGCGCAGGCATATTAACTGATGCCGATGTGCAACAGGTTTCAATCCATAGACAGATTTTTCATTAAAAAATGATGTTTTCACCGTAATTGCTTTTGCTGTAAACTTTTCCAGAATCCTATATACTGTGGATAAATTTACTAAAGAATCGTTTTTTTTCATTAGTAGATAAATATTTTCTGCGGTCTGAGGATTTTCACTATTTTTTAAAATAGTCAACAGTAAATTGCGTTGTTTTGTACTTTTCATCCCATTTTTATTAAGATATTCTTTATAATCGCCCATATCTACCTTTCCTTAACACACTACCAAAAATATAATTAACTTCTTTTCTTTATTTTATGTTTATAAAATAAAACTATCAATAGTAAAAGTACAGAATTCAGTGCTATTATTCCACCTGGAGCTGCATTTATCCAGTAAGATATAATTATCCCAGCAAATATATCTATATAGCTGAATAATATACCATATAATAAGGTTTTCTTAAAACTGACTTCTAGCTGCAATGCCGAGGCAATAGGTAATGCTATCAATGAACTAATTACAAGGATACCTACGATCCTTATAGAGATAGAAATTGTTGCCGCAACCAAAATGGCAAACAGATAGTTTATTACTTTTACATCCACACCTGCTACTGTTGCGCCTTCTTCATCAAATACAATAAACATTAGCTCATAATAATAACGATAAACTAAAAACAGGGAAATAATGCTAAAAAACAGTACCCAATAAAAATCAGATTTCGTAACCGTCAAAACACTGCCAAACATCAATGAATCAATATTTGCATGTACCATACCAGAACTTAGTAAAGTAATTGCTATACCGATCGAAAGAGATAAAATAACCACCAGGATTAATTCAGCATAAGTTCTAAAATGCTTACGCAGCCACTCAATTATCACACTAAAAATAGAAACAACTACAAACGCACTTAACACTGGATTTTGCTGGAATAACATTCCTACCGAAATTCCTGCTAAAGAAGCATGCGATAATGTATCCCCCATCATCGAATATCGTCTTAATACAAGAAACATCCCAATTACCGGGCACAGGACCGCTATAAAAATTGAAACAAGAAACGCATTTTGCATAAAATTATAAGTCAACATCAGTTATGTCTCCTAAATTATTTTTTATATTTTCCTTTATATACTGCTTAGGCAGGCATAAATGTCCTCGCCCTTTTTCAATATGATATATTATAGTAGAATTTTTCACAGCTGCCCGCAAATTATGTTCCACACAAATGATTGTCATTTTTTGCTTATTGTTTAGTTCAGCTAAAAGATTATATATTTCTGTGCGGCTTATACTATCTATTCCATTCGATGGTTCATCTAAAATCAACAAATCAGGATTACCTAAAAGAGCGCGGGCAATAAACAGTTTTTGGCATTGACCACCGGAAAGCTGCCCAATAAGAGTTTCCTGTTCATTTTCCAAATTAAGTAATTTTAGAACTTGTGATATATTTTTATAATTTCTTTTTTTCTTTACTGCCTTATAGCAGTATAAAACTTCCCGAACTGTTATGGGAAAATGCGTATTCAACTGATTAAACCGTTGCGGTACATAAGCAATATTTTTAAAATCACTATTTATTATTCCTGATGTAGGTATTATCAGCCCTAAAATTAAACGTATTAAAGTACTTTTACCTGAACCATTTACACCTAATATTGAAACATATTCTCCCGTTTGCAGCGTAAAATTTATGTCATTTAATAAATTAGGTTTATTGCTGTAGGAAAAATATAAATGTTCTATTTTTAACATAAAATCCCCCATTAATCTTGACATTTCTTTTTTATTATTATATCTTTATATTAGTGTTAACGCAAATGCGAATTATTTGCATTAACTGATATTATGTATAATTTGAAAGGTGGAAACACAATAATGAAAAAAAAGATACTCATTTTTGCCCTTTCGGCATTATTTCTCTTTGTGGTATCCGGTTGTTCCTTAAATCATTCCAAACCAGAATCAGCAGCTACTCCTGATTCCAATAAATTGAAAGTAGCCGTTTCTTTTCAAGCTATGAAAGGACTAACTGAAGCTATTGGCAAAGATCACATAACTGTTGAATCTGTAATTCCTGACGGCAGCGAACCACATAATTTCCAGCCAACTGTAAAAAATTTAATGGCACTTCACAACGCAAAATTATTTATCTACAATGGTTTTGGACTAGAAAATGCATGGCTGAATAAAGTTACTAATGCTGCATCGGATAACAAGGATCTTGTATTAGTAGAAGCTTCAAAAGGGGGAAAACCATTATTACTTAATACCCCTGAATATAAAGGAAAAAATGTTGATGATCCACATTTTTGGGTAAGTATTAATGGTTCTGAGCTTGAAGCTAAAAATATAAAAGATGCCTTGGTTAAAGCAGATCCTAAAAACAAAGCAGATTATGAAAAAAATTACCAAACATTTTATAATGAACTTGAATCTCTGAAAAAAGAATACAGTAAAAAATTTGCTGATTCCAAAAGAAAAGATTTTGTTACCGGTCATGCTGCCTTCGGTTATCTGGCAAAAGATTTTGGGTTAGAACAAAAAAGTATATCTGATGCTCTTCTTTCAGGAGAACCCAGTGCTAAAAAATTAAAAGAACTGACTGATTACTGTAAAAAGAATCAAGTCACTACAATATTTGTTGAAGATATGGTAAGCCCTAAAGTCTCAGAAACATTAGCCAAAGAAGTTAATGCCAAGGCCGTTAAAATCTACACCTTGGAAAGCTCTCCTGATAAACTCAGTTATATAGACGCCCTGCGGTATGACTTGGAACAAATATATAAAAGCTTGAATTAACTTACTTGTAAAATAAAATTTTCATAATATAAACATAAATGTGGTGTCATCAAAATTTCTAAGTTTCATGATGACACCATATTTTATACAAAAATAAAATTATATTTGATAATTTTATTTTTTTGTTTTATTATCATATATAGTAGTAAGATACACTTTAGACATAATATAATTAACAAGTATGTTTTGTCAATAAAATATCAGTATCATTTACTTAAAAATCTGCACTGGTTATTTCCGCAGAAATCCTAAGAGGTTTTTAATTTATGAATCGTAGACAATTTATCTATTATGCACTATCTTCCCTTACTGGCTTGCTAATAGCATCAAATTCACATTTTACTGCCAAAGCTTTTGCTTCAAGCAGCCATATGGTATCTTCTCCTTATGTAAAAGAAACATATTTAAAATTTGTCATGCCGTTAGAAAACCGTACCGAAACTAATATGATTATTCTCCATCATATTGGAGATACGAACAGAGACGTATCTGCTGCAGAAATCCATCAATGGCATCTTGCTAGAGGATGGGCAGGAATTGGTTATCATTATGTTATCCGCAAAGATGGAACAATAGAAAGAGGTCGTCCCCGTGATACTATTGGAGCCCATTGTTATGGACACAATGAAACATCTGTCGGCATCAATATCGTAGGAGATTTTGAACGCTTCTTTCCTACTCAGCCGCAACTGGCGTCAGCGATACAGTTAACTGCCTTTCTCTGTCAGTTTTATCGCTTATCCCCCAGTGATAATATTATCTTTGGACACAAAGATTTTAACCAAACTTTATGCCCGGGGAAAAATTTTTATGCCCAATTAGACGATTTTCGCCAAAATGTTTTTAAACTGTTATAGGATAAGACACTATTTTGATAACCTTTGGGATTTTCTTGCTTAAACAAATGCGTAAAAGCCCTCTAGCTGTGAATTTTACAGCTAGAGGGCTTTTACATTTAAATATATCTACAATAAAACTATTTAGTATTTGTATTAGCTGCATCATCGATCTTATCAAGCTCTTTTACTTCAATATTGCGATAACGACTCATGCCCGTTCCTGCCGGAATAAGTTTACCAATTATTACATTTTCCTTCAATCCAATAAGAGGATCTACCTTTCCTTTTATGGCTGCATCAGTAAGAACGCGTGTCGTTTCCTGGAAAGAAGCTGCAGACAAGAATGAATCCGTTGCTAACGAAGCTTTAGTTATCCCTAACAGTATAGGATGTGCTACAGCTGGCATACCATCATTTTCTATTGTCTTGGCATTAGCTGTCTCAAATGTATTTATATCAACATATTCCCCTGGCAAAAATTCAGTGTCACCAGAGTCTTCTATTTTTACCTTATGCAACATCTGTCTTACCATTACTTCTATATGCTTATCATTTATTTCAACACCTTGTGATTTATAAACTTTCTGCACTTCATAAACAAGATACCGCTGTGTTTCTTTCAAGCCACACACCCGTAAAATATCATGCGGATTGATAGATCCTTCAGTAAGCTTGTCTCCTGGTTTTACTGTAGATTTATCACGAACTACCAAGCGTGCCCCATAAGGTATCTGATATTCACGCGGTTCTCCTTCTTCCGGCGTTATAACGACAACACGCATACCCTTATCTTCTGTAATAGTTACATCTCCTGCTATTTCAGCAATAATCGCATGATGTTTTGGTTTACGTGCTTCAAATAATTCTTCGACACGCGGCAGACCTTGAGTTATATCTTCACCTGCCACACCGCCAGTATGGAATGTACGCATAGTCAGCTGTGTTCCTGGTTCTCCAATAGACTGTGCTGCAATAATACCAACAGCCTCACCAATATTAACTTCAGTCGCATTAGCCAAATCACGACCATAGCATTTTATGCAGACACCAAATTGTGATTTACATGTCAGTACACTTCGTATTGAAACTTTTTCCCGTACAGCACATATTTTATCTGCTAATTCATCTGTAATAGTTTCATTTAATGAAGCTATTTTTTCATTTGTCTTAGGATCAACTATATCTTCTGCCAGTACACGACCAACAATACGTTCTTTTAATGGCTCGATAACGCCATTGCCTTCTTTTATTGCTTCAACTTCAATACCGCGAATACTATTATTACGAACTTTTACTTCTTTAGCATCACTTTGTAATATAGTTTCTATATTTTTTTCTGTAAGGGCCGTTCCTTCTGAAACCAGGACATCCCCATTTCCCGTATAAACATCTTTTGTTATTTTTTTACCGAGCATTTCCCGCATCATAGCTTTTTTAATAGCTGCGCGGGCATGTTCTTCTGGCGCGCCCAGCGAAATTATTTCACTGGATGCTGCACTACCACAAATGTCTGCATTCGATGAACCTTTTACAGTTATCTGTGATACACCATGTTCGCCAATTGATTTGAGCATAGCATTATCAAGAACTGTATCTGCGCTGAACAAAATATCCGCCGTCTTGGGATCTGCCACATCCTGTGCCAGTATACGCCCCACAAGAGTAGGTGCCAACATAGAAACAGCATTTGACGATGATGTAGCAAGTTTTGCCCTTTCGCGTACAAGATTTATGCCTACGACATCACAATCCTCTTCACGTACTATAACATCCTGTGCCACATCAACAAGGCGACGTGTAAGATAACCAGAATCAGCTGTACGAAGTGCTGTATCTGCCAGCCCCTTGCGGGCACCATGTGATGAAATAAAGTAATCAGATACCGTTAGCCCTTCACGGAAATTAGCTTTGATCGGCAGTTCAATAATATTCCCAGACGGATCAGCCATAAGTCCGCGCATACCTGCTAATTGACGCATTTGTTGTTTATTACCACGAGCCCCAGAATCAGCCATCATAAATATAGGATTAAACGGACTCATATTATTCATCATAGCATCTGTTACATCTTCAGTTGCCTTAGTCCAGAGATCACAGACCTTTTTATGGCGTTCTTCTTCCGTTATCAATCCACGAGAGAACTGACGTTCTACCCCATTTACTACGCCTTCTGTAGCTGTGATAATTTTCTTCTTTTCTGGTGGTACAATTATATCAGAAATAGCAACTGTCATACCGGCTATACATGCATAATGATAACCTAAGTTTTTAACGCCATCAATAACAACAGCTGTCTGGCTGCCGCCTAATTTTTTATAACATTTTGCTACCAGTTTACCAAGCTCTTTTTTGTCCATCCGAATACCCAAACACCATTCATCAGTCTTTTTATCCTTATAAAAATACTGTAACGGTTCTGGCAGTATTTCATTGAATATCATTCGTCCGAGTGAAGTATTGACCATTCCATACTTTTTAAAACGCACTTTTATCTTTGCTTGCAGTGCCAAAACTTTTTCCTGATAAGCCAACAGTGCTTCATTAATACCAGTAAAAATTTTACCCTCCCCAAGCGCACCTGGTCTTAATATCGTAAGATAATATGACCCCAAAACCATATCCTGGGTAGGAACAATTATCGGGCGTCCATCTTTAGGTGCCAGTATATGATTTGCAGCCAACATTAGGATACGCGCCTCTGCCTGTGCTTCAGCAGATAAAGGTAAATGAATAGCCATCTGGTCACCATCAAAATCGGCATTATAAGCTGTACATGCTAGAGGATGCAGCTTTAACGCACGTCCTTCTGTCAAAACTGGTTCAAAAGCCTGTATTCCAAGGCGATGCAGTGTTGGTGCCCGGTTAAGAAGAACCGGATGTTCCTTAATAACTTCTTCCAAAACATCCCACACTTCAGGACGTACACGTTCTACCATACGCTTTGCTGATTTT is a window encoding:
- a CDS encoding ABC transporter ATP-binding protein — translated: MKNLLELKSVGKNFPIKGSDDAVVLENINLQVKEGEFLAVLGPSGSGKSTLLRIIAGLIPSSKGTVSYLGNEINGVNPGVAMVFQSFALFPWLTVLENVMLGLEKKDISLEYKKEKSMQVLDIVGLDGFENAYPKELSGGMRQRVGIGRALVSEPDILLMDEAFSALDVLTAENLRRDLLELWLEKKIPTKSIVLITHGIEEAVYMADRAIILSSGPATIIRNIDIALPRWRDRKSIEFLKYVDEIYSIMTKKKTVIEETALQVKKDMIIPQVSAGALTGFLELLEDLNEKVDLYKLANRFAIDMEDFLPLIDACSLLHFTKVTEGDIELTAYGIEFAQATVLERKNLFKRQIMKHVPFVKKMISILQSKSNRQMNIDFFEELLVQPLGEEAAKKQLDLLIGWERYAELIEYDDNKEIIYLEKSMEGVTI
- a CDS encoding ABC transporter permease → MFTQTLVERKFTAMDIVVLAVVFMIFYIVLKLSMGMDIPFSLDTDISISLSPEMLPYYAGRSLLRMFIALGFSFLFTFIYGYIAARSKWAGKIMIPLLDILQSIPVLGFLSATIVAFMTIFPNTLLGVECASIFAIFTGQAWNMTFSFYHSLTTLPKDLEEASQMLHFNKWQKFTKLELPVSMIGLIWNAMMSFGGGWFFLAASEAISVLGKDIHLPGIGSYLAVAAASGNIRAMVYAMLTMLIMILLVDQVFWRPLVVWGQRFKLESSKGNEQPTSFVYNLLYRSFIVFWIYRKIFMPIGRFINKKIVKTSDRIENSLDIYKKIKVSAFFQAIIKIFILAAFLYEIYIPVKDAVYMLYEMGFDQLWHVFNLGLLTAARVFMAILLGAIWTIPAGVKIGMQPKLSQKIQPLVQAASSFPANMLFPFITMLFIQYGINFQYGSIVLMMLGTQWYILFNVIAGAASIPNDLVEAAAVLGIKGWKKWRVLILPAIFPYLVTGFITASGGAWNASIISEIVKWKQIVLTASGIGAYISMATTLGDWSKILLGIIVMCIMVVVINRFIWHRLYYIAQTKYHVD
- a CDS encoding Fur family transcriptional regulator — protein: MGDYKEYLNKNGMKSTKQRNLLLTILKNSENPQTAENIYLLMKKNDSLVNLSTVYRILEKFTAKAITVKTSFFNEKSVYGLKPVAHRHQLICLRCKKVIFLKNCPLYDFEKEVEQDTQFSVVSHRLELYGYCRECQKIIAGS
- a CDS encoding metal ABC transporter permease; protein product: MLTYNFMQNAFLVSIFIAVLCPVIGMFLVLRRYSMMGDTLSHASLAGISVGMLFQQNPVLSAFVVVSIFSVIIEWLRKHFRTYAELILVVILSLSIGIAITLLSSGMVHANIDSLMFGSVLTVTKSDFYWVLFFSIISLFLVYRYYYELMFIVFDEEGATVAGVDVKVINYLFAILVAATISISIRIVGILVISSLIALPIASALQLEVSFKKTLLYGILFSYIDIFAGIIISYWINAAPGGIIALNSVLLLLIVLFYKHKIKKRS
- a CDS encoding metal ABC transporter ATP-binding protein produces the protein MLKIEHLYFSYSNKPNLLNDINFTLQTGEYVSILGVNGSGKSTLIRLILGLIIPTSGIINSDFKNIAYVPQRFNQLNTHFPITVREVLYCYKAVKKKRNYKNISQVLKLLNLENEQETLIGQLSGGQCQKLFIARALLGNPDLLILDEPSNGIDSISRTEIYNLLAELNNKQKMTIICVEHNLRAAVKNSTIIYHIEKGRGHLCLPKQYIKENIKNNLGDITDVDL
- a CDS encoding metal ABC transporter solute-binding protein, Zn/Mn family, whose product is MKKKILIFALSALFLFVVSGCSLNHSKPESAATPDSNKLKVAVSFQAMKGLTEAIGKDHITVESVIPDGSEPHNFQPTVKNLMALHNAKLFIYNGFGLENAWLNKVTNAASDNKDLVLVEASKGGKPLLLNTPEYKGKNVDDPHFWVSINGSELEAKNIKDALVKADPKNKADYEKNYQTFYNELESLKKEYSKKFADSKRKDFVTGHAAFGYLAKDFGLEQKSISDALLSGEPSAKKLKELTDYCKKNQVTTIFVEDMVSPKVSETLAKEVNAKAVKIYTLESSPDKLSYIDALRYDLEQIYKSLN
- a CDS encoding peptidoglycan recognition protein family protein, which produces MNRRQFIYYALSSLTGLLIASNSHFTAKAFASSSHMVSSPYVKETYLKFVMPLENRTETNMIILHHIGDTNRDVSAAEIHQWHLARGWAGIGYHYVIRKDGTIERGRPRDTIGAHCYGHNETSVGINIVGDFERFFPTQPQLASAIQLTAFLCQFYRLSPSDNIIFGHKDFNQTLCPGKNFYAQLDDFRQNVFKLL
- the rpoC gene encoding DNA-directed RNA polymerase subunit beta', whose product is MLDVNNFDSMRIGIASPEKIREWSYGEVKKPETINYRTLKPERDGLFCERIFGPTRDWECHCGKYKRIRYKGVICDRCGVEVTRAKVRRERMGHIELAAPVSHIWYFKGIPSRMGLILDVSPRSLEKVLYFASYIVLDAGDTPLMKKQLLTESEYREYSAKYGSNFKVGMGAEAVKQLLQELDLDKMSVDLRAELHSSSGQRKVRAIRRLEVVEAFRKSGNKPSWMIMDVVPVIPPELRPMVQLDGGRFATSDLNDLYRRVINRNNRLKRLLDLGAPDIIVRNEKRMLQEAVDSLIDNGRRGRPVTGPGNRPLKSLSDMLKGKQGRFRQNLLGKRVDYSGRSVIVVGPELKLHQCGLPKEMALELFKPFVMKKLVNAGIAHNIKSAKRMVERVRPEVWDVLEEVIKEHPVLLNRAPTLHRLGIQAFEPVLTEGRALKLHPLACTAYNADFDGDQMAIHLPLSAEAQAEARILMLAANHILAPKDGRPIIVPTQDMVLGSYYLTILRPGALGEGKIFTGINEALLAYQEKVLALQAKIKVRFKKYGMVNTSLGRMIFNEILPEPLQYFYKDKKTDEWCLGIRMDKKELGKLVAKCYKKLGGSQTAVVIDGVKNLGYHYACIAGMTVAISDIIVPPEKKKIITATEGVVNGVERQFSRGLITEEERHKKVCDLWTKATEDVTDAMMNNMSPFNPIFMMADSGARGNKQQMRQLAGMRGLMADPSGNIIELPIKANFREGLTVSDYFISSHGARKGLADTALRTADSGYLTRRLVDVAQDVIVREEDCDVVGINLVRERAKLATSSSNAVSMLAPTLVGRILAQDVADPKTADILFSADTVLDNAMLKSIGEHGVSQITVKGSSNADICGSAASSEIISLGAPEEHARAAIKKAMMREMLGKKITKDVYTGNGDVLVSEGTALTEKNIETILQSDAKEVKVRNNSIRGIEVEAIKEGNGVIEPLKERIVGRVLAEDIVDPKTNEKIASLNETITDELADKICAVREKVSIRSVLTCKSQFGVCIKCYGRDLANATEVNIGEAVGIIAAQSIGEPGTQLTMRTFHTGGVAGEDITQGLPRVEELFEARKPKHHAIIAEIAGDVTITEDKGMRVVVITPEEGEPREYQIPYGARLVVRDKSTVKPGDKLTEGSINPHDILRVCGLKETQRYLVYEVQKVYKSQGVEINDKHIEVMVRQMLHKVKIEDSGDTEFLPGEYVDINTFETANAKTIENDGMPAVAHPILLGITKASLATDSFLSAASFQETTRVLTDAAIKGKVDPLIGLKENVIIGKLIPAGTGMSRYRNIEVKELDKIDDAANTNTK